From the genome of Maridesulfovibrio bastinii DSM 16055:
CGTCAGAATGTCAGCTGAGCACGGACTTGAAATTACTTTTTCAATGTATTCACCAACATCTACCTATTTAAAGAAACTTGCTGACTCCGTTCCGGCTGATAATAAATATTTTCATCTGGGGGACTCAATTAAATCGCCGGTTTTTTCAGCTGATGATCTGCATAAGATAAAGGATCTGACCACAGAACTGCTGGAGACTTATCCGGAAACTTTGTTGCTGACCCCAGGATATAACAAGCGGATTACCCGGTCGGGGTCTCTTTATGCAATCGATCAGGAAACAGGTATTGCTGAAGATTGTGCTTCCCGCATAAAAGAACCTCTCCATTATTACCGAGTTGACGGCGTAAAACAAAACCAGAAGTGTTGCACTCCGTCTATTGATTGCAAACATTGCCGGCTGTATAGCGGTGGCTGGTCATCTTTATTTGAACCGGGACCTGAATATCTGGTTGACTCGCAGTCTTTTATCGAATGGCTTGATATGATCGATATGCTGGGAAGGATTTTTCTATATCCATACCCTTTTGCTGAAGAATCCTGATTTTAAGGCGCAGTCTCAGGACCTTAAATGCTCTCCTGATGCTTAAACAGGAGGTCCAGTGGCAAAGGGCGTCCCTGAGACTGGTTTATGATTTTCTTATAGTATCGGCTGATAACATCTGCTTGAGCTTTGTTTTTGGGGTCTAACCGTTTAAGCCGGGGAGAGTTTATCCAAAGAGCTAGTTCTTTTCGGGTCAACCCATGTGGGTTTAAGTCGGTCTTTGTTCTCTCTCGCAGACTTTGCGATATGCTAAAGTCCTGAGCCATTCTCTTTGATGGTTGTGATTGCCCCATGTCAGCCTGAGTTTGTGGGATAATTCTGCGTTGCCCGTCCAGATAACAGGTTTTTACTCCCCGCCTTGCAGCAAAAGTCAGGGCTTGCTCATAACTATTTATAATCGGCTCCCCTTTATCATTAAGGGACGTGTTGCACAGCATGGGGATTCCCGTCCGCTTATAGAATTCATGAATGAGGCTGTATAGCATTGGAGCTTCATCAGATGTCAGTGTTTGAACTCTGGCACTGCCGTCAATGTGGGCGATAGCAGGAACCTGATTGATGCGTTCAGGTTTCAAGTGCATTACATGCAGCATAAATGGCGAGATCAATCCGTCATCGAACCATTGATCAACATATTCCGCTAAAATTACAGGAGCAACCGGACGCCACCACTGACGTTGTTTTGCATGGTTTAAACTATCCTGCATAGCACGTTTTCGAGGATCAGCCAGCAGGCTTCGGTGACCAAGGGCTCGCGGTCCCATCTCGGCTCCACCTTCAACCCAGACGACTGGTCCTTTCTTTAAATCGTCCAGAGCCTTTGCTATGTAGTCTTTATCCACTGACGAGGAGCTTGAAGTCTGGTTCACCATGCCCATTCCTGCTGATGGCGTTATAAAATCGAAGCGACCCATGAAGTGCAAAAAAGCACGCAGCCCATAGCCAAGGGATATTCCGCCATCATTTACGCATGGTGGGGCCTGAAATCCGGCAAAACTGAATTTGCGCACCAGATAGGTGTTTGTTGGACAATTCAGGGCAAATCCACCGGATAAGGCCAGTTTTGTATTTGATGGAGTTAAATTGTATTTTTTAAGGATGTGATCAACTATGGAGCCGACCTGACGTTTGGATTCCTGCTGCACAACTTTAACGGCCATGCTTATCCGGTTTTCCTTTTCGGTAAACAGAGGGTCAAATCCCGAAAAAATATTTCCAGTATCATTGTCAGTAATGTTGCTTACCGTATGGAGCAGCTTTTCAACCCAATCCCATGCGGAAGAAAAGTCCGTTATACAGCTGATAGTTGGAGCATGTTCTACAGGAGTATGAAGAGTGCAGCTGCTTGCTGAACCCAAGGCCATTAAACTACCTTCTTCCATTTTAGTAAGGTAGCTGAGACTGGCCCATAAACCTCCTGGAGATGGAATAGGAAATATTTCCATGTTTCCATTTTTTACAACTGCTCCTGCATAGAAGGGCATTTCAGGCGACTGGCTGTCCAGCAGAGAATCCGGGCCGCCATCAAGGGCCAGAGCCAGAGTCGTACCATTATAAAACTGGTTGGTATCAAAGAGTAGGGCAGAATATAAATGTGACAGGATGTGCGAGCTGAGTCCTGTGTTATCCTTCATCCAGCTATCGTCTTCACTGGAGAGTCCGGGGGTTCCCCAGACTGCATTCAATTGTTGCGGCTTGATGTTTGCCTCTGCCAGAAGCTTAGTAATTATATCCCATGCGTGTTTTCTATCAAAAAATGGAATCCCATGATGCTTATGCCCGGAGTAGCGTTCAAATTCCCAGTAGCGGACTAATTCAACACGGCTTCCGGTCTTAAGCCACAATGCCATATTCTGATCATGTCTTGCTGTAAGATTGTAGCAGGCCCCAAGCCTATCCAGATGAGCATAGATTGAAAGGTAGTAACCATCTTTCATAAGATATCCAAAATAGTTAGATGTTGGTTCCCTTTTTCCAAATAAAAAAGTTGTCTTTATTCAATCCGCTCAAACTCTTGGTAGCTTCTTTTGTATATTTTCAATCTGTCAAAAAGAACGCATACAGTCCGGTCATTAGGCCCTGCCTGATTGCATTCTCCGGTATTAAAAGTTTTAATACTATCCGTTATTGTTTGCTAAAAGTCTCCATGTTGAAACGTTGAGCGAAAGACTCTCCGGCGGACCACTTATAATTCTTTCCAGCTTTGATGCGAAAGATTCTGCCCAGCGATCACACCAGACTTCTTTATTTTCATCAGGAAGTGGCTTGGGAAATGGCTCAAACTCATATACAATTTTACCTTTTCCCGGTTTGGCCTGCAGCCAGTAAATCGGTATATTATAGCGCCATGCCAGCCTTGGAAGGAGATTCGGAAATTGAATTTTTTTCCCGCAGAGCCTAGCTATTGCCGGTTTTTGTACTGGCATCAGACTGGCTGTATCAGGGAGAAAATCAGCTGCTGCTGCCAGAGCTCCTCCCTCCTTAAGTAAAGTAGCCATCTTTCGTATGGACTTTATATCACCTTCATTTGATAATGAGTTTTTAGTGAAAGGGTTATTAGATACCGGGTAGCTGTATGCTGCAAGGTAATGCAGCTTGGGGAAATGCTTCATCAGGCACCAGAGAGACCAGGGAGAACCAAAGTGAGATGTTGCTATCAGAAAAGATTTTTTCTGCTGATAGCGTTCAGTTAATACGGTCAGGTCTGGAAACTCAATCCGGTCCGAAAGGGCATCCATTGCCTCAGGAGTATCATCAAACGCTTTGCATGACAGGAGCGAAAAGTTTGTGGATTTAATAACTTTAGCAGCCCATTCTTCATAAACGTAAGCAGAATGATCGGCAAAAGACCACGCTGCTTCCAATTTTTGGCGATCAGCTTGCTGTAACGGAGACATTTCACCATTAAGGCTTTTTAACAGATAGTCACCAATAGTTATAATTTCTGAATCTGTAAATTTCTTTTTGTTGATTAGTCTTGCTTCAATATCTTTTGTTTCCACATCCAGCGAATCCAGAATGGAAAGGTGCTTAGAAATTTCTATGGGATCGTTTTGAGTGTTTTTTATGCTTCTAAGCGCAGTATCCCTAGCCTCTTCATCCCTGCCCAATGCTTTCAATATCCAGGGCAGTATCTGCGGTACTACTGAATCCTCCGGAATTATGCAGTGTTTTAAAACCATTTCAGCTTCGTTTTTTCGGCCGTTTGCCAGTAGTTGGGTGATAAGTGTGAAGAATTGTCCTGACCATAGAGAATAATGATTTTCAGAAGATTCTGCTATCAGGTCAACAGAATCATCTATTCTGTTATAGAAGATGAGCAGAGATAATATTTTTGACAATGTCTGCTGATGAGAGAGACTGTGTTTTCCGTATTTCTTAAGCCAGTTGAAAGCTGTATCAGGATTTTTAGTAGCAAGCATGTCCATCATTTTTACCGTTGCAAAACGTGCGCCTTCAAATCCATTTATTTCAAGAAAATTCAGGATATCTGCGGTTTCTTTATGGCGATGTGATTGCGAAAGAGC
Proteins encoded in this window:
- a CDS encoding carbamoyltransferase C-terminal domain-containing protein, which produces MKDGYYLSIYAHLDRLGACYNLTARHDQNMALWLKTGSRVELVRYWEFERYSGHKHHGIPFFDRKHAWDIITKLLAEANIKPQQLNAVWGTPGLSSEDDSWMKDNTGLSSHILSHLYSALLFDTNQFYNGTTLALALDGGPDSLLDSQSPEMPFYAGAVVKNGNMEIFPIPSPGGLWASLSYLTKMEEGSLMALGSASSCTLHTPVEHAPTISCITDFSSAWDWVEKLLHTVSNITDNDTGNIFSGFDPLFTEKENRISMAVKVVQQESKRQVGSIVDHILKKYNLTPSNTKLALSGGFALNCPTNTYLVRKFSFAGFQAPPCVNDGGISLGYGLRAFLHFMGRFDFITPSAGMGMVNQTSSSSSVDKDYIAKALDDLKKGPVVWVEGGAEMGPRALGHRSLLADPRKRAMQDSLNHAKQRQWWRPVAPVILAEYVDQWFDDGLISPFMLHVMHLKPERINQVPAIAHIDGSARVQTLTSDEAPMLYSLIHEFYKRTGIPMLCNTSLNDKGEPIINSYEQALTFAARRGVKTCYLDGQRRIIPQTQADMGQSQPSKRMAQDFSISQSLRERTKTDLNPHGLTRKELALWINSPRLKRLDPKNKAQADVISRYYKKIINQSQGRPLPLDLLFKHQESI